In a single window of the Anabas testudineus chromosome 19, fAnaTes1.2, whole genome shotgun sequence genome:
- the mrm1 gene encoding rRNA methyltransferase 1, mitochondrial, with the protein MLMFSKSLVHQHKLLLVWTRRPHSLISDSQFASFHVTSSVLHPEDSSINPVVRRRRRDRPAVSDGWQDHERSVQIKGWRNERKGDDYRVSSEVRKLCLEDFPAERERPGRERSTMDSKAKTYEVVFGIAPCLLALTQGRRKAHKLFVKDGEASHRASVLKVCEEAHRRGVPVHRVSKRDLDKMSSGHVHQGVCLQASPLRYLTEDKEAAPKRKHTPLWLVLERIQDPMNLGAILRSAYFLGVDRVASSLRHSCPLSPVVSKASSGVMEVIGVYGYENLGHMLKLKLAQGWHVVGTVGAEAEETQIPVTKCSDFEMTKPTLLLMGGEGEGLSQELLSLCQTLLTIPAGRELIPSVESLNVSVATGILLHSLLFSRRSNK; encoded by the coding sequence atgttaatgttcagTAAGTCTCTAGTACATCAGCACAAGTTGCTACTCGTTTGGACCAGAAGACCGCACTCACTAATCTCAGACTCTCAGTTTGCATCCTTCCATGTCACATCCAGTGTCCTGCACCCAGAGGACAGTAGCATCAACCCTGTGGTGAGGAGACGGCGCAGAGACAGGCCTGCTGTATCTGATGGGTGGCAGGACCATGAGAGGTCAGTTCAGATTAAAGGGTGGAGGAATGAAAGGAAGGGAGACGACTACAGAGTTTCATCTGAAGTCAGGAAACTGTGTCTGGAGGATTTCCCTGCGGAGAGGGAGAGGCcagggagagagagatcaaCAATGGACTCCAAGGCAAAGACCTATGAGGTTGTTTTTGGCATTGCTCCCTGTCTCCTGGCTCTGACTCAGGGTAGAAGGAAAGCCCATAAACTGTTTGTGAAAGACGGTGAGGCGTCTCACAGGGCGTCTGTGTTAAAGGTGTGCGAGGAGGCTCATCGGCGAGGAGTGCCGGTCCATCGTGTCAGCAAAAGGGATCTAGACAAGATGTCTTCTGGACATGTACATCAAGGAGTGTGTCTGCAAGCCAGTCCCCTGCGCTATCTCACTGAAGACAAGGAAGCTGCACCCAAGAGAAAACACACCCCTCTTTGGCTTGTTCTGGAGAGAATTCAAGACCCGATGAATCTCGGTGCCATCCTGCGATCTGCATATTTCCTCGGTGTGGACAGAGTAGCCAGCAGTCTTCGCCACAGCTGTCCACTGTCTCCTGTGGTCAGCAAGGCCAGCTCGGGGGTCATGGAGGTGATTGGGGTGTATGGATATGAAAACCTTGGACATATGTTGAAGTTGAAGCTGGCGCAGGGCTGGCACGTGGTTGGCACAGTTGGAGCTGAGGCAGAGGAAACTCAGATTCCTGTCACCAAGTGTTCAGACTTTGAGATGACTAAACCCACATTGCTGTTGATGGGAGGAGAGGGTGAAGGTCTGTCGCAGGAGCTGCTCTCTCTGTGCCAAACGCTGCTCACCATCCCAGCTGGCAGAGAGTTGATCCCCAGCGTAGAGTCTCTGAATGTCTCTGTAGCTACAGGCATTCTGCTTCACTCCCTGCTGTTCTCCAGGAGGTCAAACAAATGA